GAGACCCCGCACCACGCCGGTCCGCTGGTGGACGCGCTCAGCAAGCTGCTGGCCCTGGAGCCGAAGCGGCGCCCCGCCGCCGACCAGGCCGTACGGCTGCTGCGGCGGGTCGCCCCGCCGTCCCCTCAGATCGAGGACCTCGAGGACCTCGAGGACCCGCACGACGGCGACACACCGGACCGCACCCCCTTCACGATGCGGCTGGTGCCACCGTCCGTCCGAGGGTCGTGGCGCCGCCCGAGCCGCGGGGTGGTCATCACCGCGACCGCGCTGGGCATCGCCGCGGTCCTGGTGGCATGGGCCACTCTCTTCGGCCCCTGGGGCGACGGGCGCTCCGACGAGAGCGGCGGCTCCGGGAAGGACGGCGGGCGTGGCGCGTCCGGTACGGCCGACTCGGCGGCCCGGTCGGGCCCGGCCGGCACCATAGGCGACTCGCGGACCGCCGACCCCTGCACGTTGCTCAACCCCGCCTCGCTCAGCCGCTTCGGCGAGACCGTGCTCGACCCGGACTACGGCGAGATCGATCGATGCGATGTCCTGCTACAGGGCGAAAGCGGCGATGACATCGCCGACGTCCAGCTCAACTTCAGCGCCGATCCGCCGGAGCCGGGTGGCCATGTGCCCACCAGAAGGGTCGGCAATGTGACCGTCGGCGCGTATCAGCGCGAGGGGGACGAGTGCCTGCGCAACATCGCCTCCGCCGACCGCAAGCAGATCTGGATCATCACCGAGCGGCTCGACACCCCGGCGCCCGACCCCTGTCAACTGGGCGACGCCGCCACCGACTACGTGGTCAGTGTGCTGGACCGCGGCCAGGTCCCCCGGCGCTCCGGGCAGCCGGTGGCGAGCTCCCTGCTCCGGGGACACGCATGCGGGCTGCTGGACAGCGATGAACTCAAGCGGGTCGCCGGTGTCCGGGTGGCGGACCGCGACCCGGGCTTCGGGGACTGGCAGTGCGAGTGGACGGACGGCTCGGGCGACGCGGGGGTGAAGGTGGTGTTCAACCGGGACAACCAGTTCACCACGGACGACGGACAGCCGGCGGTCATCGCCGGCAATCGGAGCTCGGTGTCGCCGAACGAGTGGGACGACGACTCATGCCTGGTCCGGATGTTGCACCGCTCGTACCGCAACTCCCTCGGTGACGACACCGTCGAGTTCATGTCGTTGAACGTCTATGGGCCCAAGTCCACCGGAAAGCTCTGCAAGACCGCCAAGGCGCTCGCCGCCACGGCCGCGAAGAAACTCCCGGCATCATGACCACAACACCTCCCGGCGGCGACCGCCCTGCCATCGGGCGGGCCCCCGCCGCCCGTCGCCCCGCCACCGGCCGTCCCGCCGCAGGCGGCCGCCCGCTGCCCGCCGCCCACGGCAGCCTGGCGCGCGGGGTGACCGCGCCGGTGCCGGGCACCGCGTTCGCGCTCGCCCTGACCGGTGGCATGACCCTCGGCCCCGGCGACGGCCGTGAGCTGCTCTTCGGGCGCAACCGCCCCGAGGTGCACATCTGCGTGGGCGAGGACGACCCCCAGGTCAGCCGCTGCCAGGGCAGACTGACCCATCGCCAAGGCCGCTGGTGGGTCGCCAACAACGGCCGGCTGCCGCTCCGGTTCCCGTCCCGGCTGCTCTTCACGGGCGAGGAGCCACTGCCCCTCGAGACCGGCTACACCCCGCTGTTCGTCCGGGGCTCGCGCGACCGTGAGCATCTGCTGGAGGTGTTCGTCAGCGGCCCCGAGACCGAGCGGCCGGTGGCCCTGCCCGGGGATGTCACCCGCCCGCCCCGGGTATGGGTGCTCACCGACGAGGAGAAGCTCGCGCTCGTCGTCCTCGGCCAGCGGTATCTGCTCCACGAGCCCCGGCCGCAGCCCCTCACCTGGCGGCAGACGGCCTCCCAGCTCGCGGAGTTGCGCTCCGGTGAGAGCTGGAGCGAGAAGCGCGTGGGGCACCTGGTCAACAGGGTCCGTACGATGCTGTCCCGGGACGGAGTGCCCTGGCTGACCCGCGAGGAGGTCGGTGAACCGGTCGGCAACGCGCTCAACGACCATCTGATCCGCGCCCTGATGATGTCGACCACGCTCGTCCCCCCGGACCTGGCCCTGATCGACGCCGCCTGACCGCTCAGCCCGTTCCGACCACTCGGTCACTCGGTGTCCCCGCCGATGCGCGGACACGGTGGCGTGTCCCGCTCCGGAGGCGTCGAACAGGCTGCCCAGCAGATGCGCGGCGCCGACGCCAAGACCGTGGCCGATGGCCGAGGCGACCGTGCCGACCACGGCGGCCTCGGTCAGGACCATTCGCATCACGCGGTTCGTGGCGGCGCCGACCGCCCGCAGCAGGGCGTGTTCCCGGACGCGGGCCGCGCTGAGCATGGTGAAGGTGTTGGCCACCAGGAAGGTGGAGACGAACAGGGCGACCCCGGCGAAGCCGAGCAGCAGTGTGGTGAGCTTGTCCGCGTCCCCGTCGGTGGCGGTACCGGACTCCAGATCCGCGCGGGTGACCGCCCGCAGTCCGGGCGGCAGCAACTTCTGTGCATGCTGGGCGAGTTGGGCATCCGTTGTGCCCTCGGCGGCGGTCAGTGTGATCGCCGAGTAGCCCTTCGGCCCGGGGGCGAAGTGCCGTTGCGCGGTGGCGGTGTCGAATGCGGTGAGCGTGCCACCGGAGTCCACCCGGCTGTCATGGGCGGTGAAGACGCCGGTCAGCCGTGCGTCACGGGCCGTGCCGGCCACGACGATGCGCACCCGGGCGCCGACCCGGTACCCGGCCCGCTCGGCCGGTCCGCCGGTCGACGGCGATCTCGGTGGCGCCACGCGGGCCACGGCCCTCGGCGAGCGGATAGCGGACGTCCTTGCCGCCGCCGTCGGGCACGTAGTTGACGCCCGCGGCCTGGTTCAGATCGCCGACCAGGGTGCCGTCGGAGCCGACGAGGAGGGATCGGCCCTCCACCACACCGCGCGCCGCGGCCGCCGACGGCAGCGCCCGCAGCCGCCGCAGTAGCGTGTCATCGAGCCGGTGCGGCGCGGCGGGGTCCGCGGTGATCGAGACGGACGCGTCGGGCTGGGAGTTGGACCGGGCGCGGTTCACGGCCGCTCTGACGGAGTCGCCGTAGAGCAGCGAACCGGTCACGAAGGCCACGCCGAGCACGACGTCGACGGTGGGCATCGCGAAACGGAGCCGATGGGATCGGAGGGTGCGCAGGGCGGTGCGGAACATCGACGGCCTTCGGAAGAGCTGGCGGGGTAACGGTCGGGCGGGGCGTGGCGGATCAGGCTCGAGCGCACTCCGGTCGCCCCGGATGCCACCCTTCGCGCGGACGTGGCGCGGCGGATCCGCCGGAATACCGAAGCGGACCGTGCCCCCTCGCCGGTTTCCTCGGCCGAAAGTCTGATGTGGCGACGGCGGCCGGACCGTAGCGTGACCTGCCATGATCTCCCAATTCCGGTCCCGTTTCCGCTTCCGGCACCTCCGGCGGGGCCTGGTCGGCGTCGCTCTGGCCGTCCTCGTGGCCCTGGAGGGGCTGAACGCGCCGCATCCGGCGATGGCCGCGGCGACGATGGTGTCCGGGATGCTGTGCCTGGCCGCGCTCGCCGTGCCGGAACGCCTCTTCGCGGGCTACGCCATCGGCGCGGCGGCCGTCTCGTGCGTGCTCACCGTGACGGAAGCGCAGTTGTCCGAGCGTCCCCCGAACACCCCGGGCATGGTGGAACTGGGCGCGCTGCTGCTGCTCACCACCCGCGCGGTGCGGCGCTGCCCGCCACTGCGAGCGGCCGGGCTGGTGGTGGTGTCCTCCGGCGCCGCCGTGGTCCTTCCGCTGCGGATCGAGCTGTGGGACGACCACCTCAAGGAACTGATCACCGTCATCGCGGTCTGCGCCGTGCCGTTCATGGTGGTGGGGCTGTGTCTGCGTCTGTACGACACGCTGCGGGAGCGGGAGCGCGAGGCCATCCGGCAGGTCCAACGCCTGGAACACGCACGGGAGTTGCATGACTTCGTGGCCCACCACGTCACGGCGATCGTCGCGCAGACCAAGGCCGCGCGCTTCACCGCCGCGGCCGGAAACCCCCAGTCCCCGGAGGACCTGGACCGGATGCTCGCCCAGATCGAGCGGGCCGGATCCCAGGCGCTGGGGTCGATGCGCGCCATGGTCACCAGCCTGCGGGACCACGCCACCGCCTCGGCCACGACCCGGCCCACGGGCGATCCGGCGGGTCCTCGCGGACTGCGCGGGCTGCGTGATCTGCGTGCCCTCACCGAGGAGTTCTCCGAGGTGGGGCCGGCCGCCGAGCTGATCCTCGCCCCGGAACTCGCCGACCGGCCGCTGCCGCCCGGCATCGCCACCACCGTCCACCGCGTGGTGCAGGAGTCCCTGACCAACGTCCGCAAACACGCCACCGGGGTCGGCCGGGTGGAGGTGCGGATCGGTGTCCGGCCCGGCGATCCGGAGCGGCTGGAGGTGTCGGTCGTCGACGACGGGCAGGGTGGTGCCTCACCCGCCGCCGAACGGTCGGTCGAGGGGGGTGGCTACGGTCTGGTGGGGCTCGCCGAACGGATCGAGGAGGTCGACGGGCACCTCACGTCAGGGCCACGGGACGGCGGAGGCTGGCACGTCCTGGCGGTCCTGCCGCTGGTCAGGACGGTCACTGAGGAGACGATCGCCTGCGATCATGCGTGATATGACGATCCAGGTACTCATCGCCGACGACCAGGAGATGGTCCGGGCCGCCTTCCGCATGATTCTCGACTCCCAGCCGGACATGCGGGTCGTCGCCCAGGCGGCGAACGGCGTCGAGGCGGTCGAGCAGGCCCGCCGCCTGCGGCCCGATGTCTGCCTCCTGGACATCCGCATGCCCGAGCTGGACGGTCTGGAGGCCACCCGGCTTCTTGCCGGACCCGATGTACCGGATCCCCTCAACGTCCTCATCGCGACCACCTTCGACCTCGACGAATACGTCTACCGGGCGCTGCGCAACGGCGCGTGCGGCTTTCTGCTCAAGGACGGCGCACCCGGACTGCTCACCGAGGCGGTACGGGCCGCGGCGTCGGGCAACTCGCTGATCTCCCCGTCGGTGACCGTCCGCCTGCTCGCGCATATGGCACCCCACCGCGACCGGCCGATCCCCTCCGAGGCCCGTCCGGCCCGCCGGGGGAGGAGCGGGCCCAGGGATCTGATCGAGCCGCTGACCCAGCGTGAGATCGAGGTGGTCCGGCGGGTCGCCCGTGGCCGTACCAACGAGGAGGTGGCAGCGGATCTCCGTGTCACCCTGTCCACCGTCAAGACCCACCTCGGCAACGTCCAGCGCAAGCTGGCCGCCCGCAACCGCGTCGAGATCGCGGCCTGGGCCTGGGAGCACGGCATGGTGGACGAGCCCTCGCCGAACGGCGGAGGCTGACCGCCCGGCGGGTGTCCCCGCCGGGTGCGCTACCAGGTGCGGGCGGCGCGCTGAAGCCGCTCCCGGACCCGGGCGACGTCCGGGTTGGCGTCGGCACCCGGCCGCTGAACGAGGAAGAGCGTGTTGAGCGGCGGCTCTTCGGGCTCATGGAGCAGGACGAGTCCACCGGAGGTGAGTTCGTCCTGGCACAGATAACGGGGGAGCACGCTGTAACCGGCGCCCGCGGCGACGGCCGACACGGCCCCGCGCAGATCCGGCACGGTCACCGCGGCCTCGGCGGTGAGCCGCTTGCCGAAGACATTGCGCCAGTACCGGCGGGCGATGGGCAGGTCCTCCGCGTAGGTGATCAGGGGGACGTCACGGACGGCCGCACACGGCCCGTCGGCTGCCAGCCGCTCCCCGACGCGCCGGGCCCAGCCCGGCGAGGCGACCAGCACATAGTCCTCGTCCGCCAGTGGGAGCGAGGTCAGCGTGCGGCCGCCGGGGCGTCTGGTGGCGATCACGAGGTCGTGGTGTCCCGCGCGCAGCGCCTCCAGCAGCGGATCGGTCAGCCCCATCGTGATCCGCAGCCGCACCCCCTCGGCCACCAGCGGGGCGAGCGCGGGCAGGGCGCGGGCGCACAGCAACTCGGCCGGCCCGGCCAGGTGGACGGGGGTGGTGCGGCCGGTGAGCACGGTGTTCCGGCCGCCGAGGGAGGCGAGGGCGTCGAGTGGCCCGGCGATGTGTCCGGCCAGGTCATGGGCGAGGTGGGTGGGCTCCGCACCGCGCGGGAGCCGGGTGAACAACGCGCGCCCGGTCTGCTGCTCCAGGGCGCGGATCTGGGCGGTGACGGTCGGCTGGGAGAGCCCGAGCAGCGGCGCCGCGGCGGTGAACGAGCCGGAGCGGTAGACGGCCAGGAAGGTGCGCAGCAGATTCAGATCGGCAGGTTGCGTGGGCGCCCCGCCGCCGATGACGATGTCGCCGTCCTGGTGTGTCCGGTCCTCCATGCGGCCCAGCATAGAGAGGCACACGGACTTTCCTTCCATCGGAAACCCGATGGGGTCGATCGACTGATCTATTGGCATTCCGATGCCCAGTGGATCTACCTTCGAGCACGCCGCCAGGACGGCGGCGCCACATCGGGGCGGCGACGACGCCCCAGGAGAATCCAGCGATCACACGCACAGCACGTGATCGCGTCGAGGAGTGAGCATGGCCAAGATCCTGTTTGTGATGACCGGTGCCGACCAGTGGACACTGGCCGACGGTACGAAGCACCCCACCGGCTACTGGGCCGACGAGGCCGTGGTCCCCTATGAGGCGCTCAAGGCCGCGGGCCACGAGATCACCGTGGCCACCCCCGGCGGCGTCGTCCCGCCCGTGGACTCCGCCAGCCTCAGCCCCGAGGCCAACGGCGGCCCGGAGAACGCCGCCAGGGTCAGGAGCGTCACCGAGACCGCCGCGGAGTTCCGCGCCCCCATCGCGCTGAGCGACGTAACGCTGGACGACTACGACGCCGTCCATGTGCCCGGCGGCCACGGCCCCATGGAGGACCTCGCGGCCGACGCCGACTCGGGCAGGATCCTCACCCTCGCGCTGCGCGGTGGCATGCCGGTGAGCGTGGTCTGCCACGGCCCGGCGGCGCTGTTGGCGGCGGTCACGGAGGACGGCACTAACGCGTACGCGGGCTACCGGATCACCGCCTTCACCAACGAGGAGGAGACGATGGCCGGCAACGCCGACAAGGCCAAGTGGCTGTTGCAGGACCGGCTGACCGAGGCGGGCCTGACGGTACGGGCCGGCGACCCCTTCGCACCGCATGTCGAGGTCGACCGCAACGTCATCACCGGCCAGAACCCGGCCTCCTCCGGCCCGCTCGCCGAGGAACTGCTCAAGAAGCTCGGCTGACCTCTCGGCCCTCCCTCCCCCGCCTCAGGCGGGCTCGGCCGTGGTGCCCCGGACGACGAGATGGGGGGCGACCACGGCCTCCCCCTCGGGGATCCGCTCTCCCTCCAGGCGGGCGATGGCCCGGCCGACGGCGAGTTCGGCGAGGCGGGGGATGTTCTGGCCGACGGTGGTGAGGTTGATATGGGCCAGGCGCGCCAAGTGGCTGTCGTCGAAGCCGATGACGGAGATCTCGTCGGGGACGGGAACCCGGGCGCGGAGGAGAGTGTCCAGAACGCCGGTGGCGGAGCGGTCGTTGAAGGCGAGGACGGCGGTGGGCCGGGGAGTGGTGTCGAGGAGGGCGCGGGCGCCCGCGGCGCCGTCCTCCTCGGTGAGGCCGCCGGGCAGGACGCGGACGCGGTCGGCCAGGCCGTGGCGGCTCATGGCGGTGCGATAGCCGCGGCGCCGGTCGGCGGCGCCGGGTGCCCTCCCGCCGTCGATATGGGCGATGTCGCGATGGCCGAGCGCCACCAGGTGGTCCACGGCCTGCCGGGCGCCCTCGTCGTCGGCGGTCCGCACCACCTCCACACCCGGGGCGGACCCGCGCAGCCGACGGGCCACGGAGACCACCGGGAGCTGCGCGGCGAGTTCGGCCAGCCGCGCGGCCGGGGCCTGCGGCCCGAGCAGGATCAGGGCCTCGCAGCGGTCGGCGAGCAGGGTGTCGGTGGCCCGCTGCTCACCACGCCCGGCGGCCACGGCGCTCAGCGCGATCTGGTACCCGGCGGGCTCGGCCACCGCGTAGACGCCCTCCAGCAGATCGGAGTGGAAGGGGTGCTGAAGGCCGAACTGCACCCCGAGGAGATGGGACCGGTGGCTGCGCAGCAGCCGGGCCCGGGCGTCCGGCCGGTAGCCGATCTCCTGTGCCGCCTGGAGGACCCGTTCACGGGTCGCGGCACCGGCGCCCTTGGCATCCCGCATCACGATGGAGACCAGCGCCGTGGACACGCCCGCCCGCGCCGCCACGTCCGCGAGGGTCGGGCGCTTCCCATGGGGGACGGCCGGCGTCGGTGGCACCACTGGTCTCCCTGGTCGAGGTGTCGTCTCCGGGCGGGGATTCGCTTCCGGGCGCGACGATCGTAGCCCAGGGTCAGGCCGAGACGCCCCCACTTCTATAACGTTCTAGTGACTCCGCCGTCCACCCTTGACAGGGATGGGCGACGGCTGGCGTACTGCTGCCCGTTCCCTAGAACGTTCTAGCGACTGGAACGTTCTAGTCGCATTGCCGGGTCCGGAGAGAGGGCGAGCAGTGGCGATGTACACATTGGCGGTCTGCGCCGAGATGGTCTTCCTGGATCTGCCGATCCAGGAGCGGGTGCGACGCATCCACGACGCCGGTTTCCAGGTCGAGATCTGGGACTGGAGCCGGCACGATCCGACCGCCCTCGAGCGGACCGGTGCGGTGTTCTCCTCCATGACCGGCTATCTCCGCGGCAGCCTGACGGACGAGGACGGGGCGGCCGAACTCCTGCGCACGGCCGAGGAGTCGGTCAAGGTGGCCGAGCGGCTCGACTGTCCCCGGCTGAATCTGCACGGCACCGGGCTGGACGGCGACGGCCTGCCGGTGGCGCCGGTGGCGGGGGAGGCCACCGGCCCGATGTGGATCGCCGCCCACCGCACCCTCACCCGCCTCGCCGAGCTGGGCGAGCGCGCCGGGGTCACCTTCACGCTGGAGAACCTCAACACCGTCGTGGACCACCCCGGTGTGCCGTTCGCGAAGGCCGCCGACACCCTGGCCCTGGTTAAGGCCGTGAACCGGCCGGGGTTGCGGATGAACCTGGACCTGTACCACGCGCAGATCGGCGAGGGAAACCTGATCGAGCTCGTTCGGCGGGCCCACGGCCGGGGCCTGATCGGCGAGATCCAGGTGGCCGACGTACCCGGCCGCCGCGAGCCCGGAACGGGAGAGATCAACTACCCGGCCCTCGCCCGAACCCTCACCGACATCGGCTACGAGGGCACCGTCGCCATGGAGGCATGGGCCTCCGGCGACAGCGACCTCGCCCTGGAGCGCTTCCGTTCCGCCTTCACCCGCTGAGGCGCCCGCCCGCGAGGCCGGCCCTGACCGCTGAAGTGTGCCCGCGAGGCCGCCCAGCCCTCATCGCACGCCGCCACCCACCGACCCCACGGAGCATCCGCATGACCACACCACACCCCCTCCCCATCGGCCTCATCGGCGCCGGACGCATGGGCTCCTTCCACGCCGAGACCCTCGCCCGCCGCCTCCCCGGCGTCCGTCTCGCCGCCATCGCCGACCCGGCCCCCGGCGCCGCGCGGGGGCTCGGCGGCCGGCTGGGCGGCGCCACGGCGTACACCGGGATAACCGAGCTGCTCGCCGACCCCGGGGTCGAGGCGGTGGTGATCGCCACCCCGGCCCGCACCCACGCCGGGCTGGTCGAGGCCGCGTCCCGGGCGGGCAAGGCCGTCTACTGCGAGAAGCCCATGGCGGTCACCCTCGAGGAGGCGGACCGCGCCATCGCCGCCGCGGCCGACGCCGGTGTCCCCCTCCAGGTGGGCTTCAACCGCCGTTATGACACCGGCTTCCACGCCGCCCACGAGAAGGTCCGCGCGGGCGCCATCGGCACCCCCCAGCTGCTGCGCTCGCTCACCCGCGACCCCAAGCTGGCCGACCCGGGCCGTATCCCGCCGTGGACGATCTTCCTGGAGACCCTCATCCACGACTTCGACACCCTGCGGTATCTCAACCCCGGCGCCGCACCGGTCGAGGTCTTCGCGTTCGCCGACGCCCTGGTCCGCCCCAACTTCAAG
This genomic interval from Streptomyces asiaticus contains the following:
- a CDS encoding serine/threonine-protein kinase, whose product is MAEAGDKVADRYLLQEPIGRGGMGVVWRAHDELLDRQVAVKCARPDDDRAVARLTNEARNAARLHHPHIVSVFDFVDEGEICWIVMEYVSGGSLADMVRGRVALPPEEAASIGCQIAAALAKSHAEGVVHGDVTPENVLITEDGVAKLTDFGISRALWSEATMTQTGGVRGKPPYLPPEVARGEVADRKSDVFSLGATLYAAIEGRSPYGEASHPMAYVARAIEGCLETPHHAGPLVDALSKLLALEPKRRPAADQAVRLLRRVAPPSPQIEDLEDLEDPHDGDTPDRTPFTMRLVPPSVRGSWRRPSRGVVITATALGIAAVLVAWATLFGPWGDGRSDESGGSGKDGGRGASGTADSAARSGPAGTIGDSRTADPCTLLNPASLSRFGETVLDPDYGEIDRCDVLLQGESGDDIADVQLNFSADPPEPGGHVPTRRVGNVTVGAYQREGDECLRNIASADRKQIWIITERLDTPAPDPCQLGDAATDYVVSVLDRGQVPRRSGQPVASSLLRGHACGLLDSDELKRVAGVRVADRDPGFGDWQCEWTDGSGDAGVKVVFNRDNQFTTDDGQPAVIAGNRSSVSPNEWDDDSCLVRMLHRSYRNSLGDDTVEFMSLNVYGPKSTGKLCKTAKALAATAAKKLPAS
- a CDS encoding FHA domain-containing protein; this translates as MTTTPPGGDRPAIGRAPAARRPATGRPAAGGRPLPAAHGSLARGVTAPVPGTAFALALTGGMTLGPGDGRELLFGRNRPEVHICVGEDDPQVSRCQGRLTHRQGRWWVANNGRLPLRFPSRLLFTGEEPLPLETGYTPLFVRGSRDREHLLEVFVSGPETERPVALPGDVTRPPRVWVLTDEEKLALVVLGQRYLLHEPRPQPLTWRQTASQLAELRSGESWSEKRVGHLVNRVRTMLSRDGVPWLTREEVGEPVGNALNDHLIRALMMSTTLVPPDLALIDAA
- a CDS encoding ABC transporter permease; translated protein: MPTVDVVLGVAFVTGSLLYGDSVRAAVNRARSNSQPDASVSITADPAAPHRLDDTLLRRLRALPSAAAARGVVEGRSLLVGSDGTLVGDLNQAAGVNYVPDGGGKDVRYPLAEGRGPRGATEIAVDRRTGRAGRVPGRRPGAHRRGRHGP
- a CDS encoding sensor histidine kinase, producing MISQFRSRFRFRHLRRGLVGVALAVLVALEGLNAPHPAMAAATMVSGMLCLAALAVPERLFAGYAIGAAAVSCVLTVTEAQLSERPPNTPGMVELGALLLLTTRAVRRCPPLRAAGLVVVSSGAAVVLPLRIELWDDHLKELITVIAVCAVPFMVVGLCLRLYDTLREREREAIRQVQRLEHARELHDFVAHHVTAIVAQTKAARFTAAAGNPQSPEDLDRMLAQIERAGSQALGSMRAMVTSLRDHATASATTRPTGDPAGPRGLRGLRDLRALTEEFSEVGPAAELILAPELADRPLPPGIATTVHRVVQESLTNVRKHATGVGRVEVRIGVRPGDPERLEVSVVDDGQGGASPAAERSVEGGGYGLVGLAERIEEVDGHLTSGPRDGGGWHVLAVLPLVRTVTEETIACDHA
- a CDS encoding response regulator transcription factor: MRDMTIQVLIADDQEMVRAAFRMILDSQPDMRVVAQAANGVEAVEQARRLRPDVCLLDIRMPELDGLEATRLLAGPDVPDPLNVLIATTFDLDEYVYRALRNGACGFLLKDGAPGLLTEAVRAAASGNSLISPSVTVRLLAHMAPHRDRPIPSEARPARRGRSGPRDLIEPLTQREIEVVRRVARGRTNEEVAADLRVTLSTVKTHLGNVQRKLAARNRVEIAAWAWEHGMVDEPSPNGGG
- a CDS encoding LysR family transcriptional regulator translates to MEDRTHQDGDIVIGGGAPTQPADLNLLRTFLAVYRSGSFTAAAPLLGLSQPTVTAQIRALEQQTGRALFTRLPRGAEPTHLAHDLAGHIAGPLDALASLGGRNTVLTGRTTPVHLAGPAELLCARALPALAPLVAEGVRLRITMGLTDPLLEALRAGHHDLVIATRRPGGRTLTSLPLADEDYVLVASPGWARRVGERLAADGPCAAVRDVPLITYAEDLPIARRYWRNVFGKRLTAEAAVTVPDLRGAVSAVAAGAGYSVLPRYLCQDELTSGGLVLLHEPEEPPLNTLFLVQRPGADANPDVARVRERLQRAARTW
- a CDS encoding type 1 glutamine amidotransferase domain-containing protein, with the protein product MAKILFVMTGADQWTLADGTKHPTGYWADEAVVPYEALKAAGHEITVATPGGVVPPVDSASLSPEANGGPENAARVRSVTETAAEFRAPIALSDVTLDDYDAVHVPGGHGPMEDLAADADSGRILTLALRGGMPVSVVCHGPAALLAAVTEDGTNAYAGYRITAFTNEEETMAGNADKAKWLLQDRLTEAGLTVRAGDPFAPHVEVDRNVITGQNPASSGPLAEELLKKLG
- a CDS encoding LacI family DNA-binding transcriptional regulator codes for the protein MPPTPAVPHGKRPTLADVAARAGVSTALVSIVMRDAKGAGAATRERVLQAAQEIGYRPDARARLLRSHRSHLLGVQFGLQHPFHSDLLEGVYAVAEPAGYQIALSAVAAGRGEQRATDTLLADRCEALILLGPQAPAARLAELAAQLPVVSVARRLRGSAPGVEVVRTADDEGARQAVDHLVALGHRDIAHIDGGRAPGAADRRRGYRTAMSRHGLADRVRVLPGGLTEEDGAAGARALLDTTPRPTAVLAFNDRSATGVLDTLLRARVPVPDEISVIGFDDSHLARLAHINLTTVGQNIPRLAELAVGRAIARLEGERIPEGEAVVAPHLVVRGTTAEPA
- a CDS encoding TIM barrel protein, translated to MYTLAVCAEMVFLDLPIQERVRRIHDAGFQVEIWDWSRHDPTALERTGAVFSSMTGYLRGSLTDEDGAAELLRTAEESVKVAERLDCPRLNLHGTGLDGDGLPVAPVAGEATGPMWIAAHRTLTRLAELGERAGVTFTLENLNTVVDHPGVPFAKAADTLALVKAVNRPGLRMNLDLYHAQIGEGNLIELVRRAHGRGLIGEIQVADVPGRREPGTGEINYPALARTLTDIGYEGTVAMEAWASGDSDLALERFRSAFTR
- a CDS encoding Gfo/Idh/MocA family oxidoreductase gives rise to the protein MTTPHPLPIGLIGAGRMGSFHAETLARRLPGVRLAAIADPAPGAARGLGGRLGGATAYTGITELLADPGVEAVVIATPARTHAGLVEAASRAGKAVYCEKPMAVTLEEADRAIAAAADAGVPLQVGFNRRYDTGFHAAHEKVRAGAIGTPQLLRSLTRDPKLADPGRIPPWTIFLETLIHDFDTLRYLNPGAAPVEVFAFADALVRPNFKDRGLLDTAVVTIRFDNGALATAEANFQAVYGYDVRGEVFGSAGMLTMGDIRRGHLTAYGPDGAAAECVTYDQDLFREAYVAELADFAQCVRTGRAPSVAGQDARVALSVALAAIRSVTTGGPVRVGDIA